DNA from Deltaproteobacteria bacterium:
CGATGGGGCCACAAGAAGTCCAAAACTCGATTGTCCCCCAATTGGACAAGGACTTAAGAAGAAACGAGTCGTGGCTGGTCCGCCGGGCGGCGGCGCGAACCCTTGGCCGGCTTGGCGACGCTGCGGCTCCGGCCGTTCCCGCACTGGTTAAAGCGCTTAAGGACGAGGAATGGTGGGTCAGGCAGGATGCCGCCTGGGCGCTGGGGAGAATCGGGCCTTCCGCCGTCGCGGCCGTCGATTCGCTCATTTCGGCCCTTCGGGAATGGCCGGCCGAAAGACGGCCCCTTGTCATTGAAGCGCTCGACCGGATCGGAACGGAGGCCCTTCGGCCGTTGGCCGATATCGCCGGGAACAAATCCGAAAGCTGGTGGGTCAGGGCCGCCGCAATGGAAATTTTGGGAGGGTATGAGCCGCAGGAAATTCGTGTCATCCGCGCCGCCATCATCAGCCTCAAAGAGGAGCGCCATCCACAGTTGATCGGGGCGGCGGAGAAGGCCCTCCTAAACTGGGGGGGAGAGGCCCTTCCCGTAATGGTGAGCGCCCTCAACTCGCCCGATTGGAAATTTTGCGAGAGGTTAATGGCCCTTATTTCAACCATGGTTAAAAAGTCGCCCGAAATGATCGATCCTGTTCTTGTCGGGGCGCAAAATGTGGAGCAACAAATTCGACAGTACTCGGCCCGGCTTCTTGGCGAACTTGGAAACACCGCAGCGATCGGCGAACTCGGAAACACTGCGGCGATTCGCCGGCTGATTGCCCTCTTGAGCAAAAAAGACGAGGCGCCCGAGGTTCGAAAAGAGGCGGCCGGGGCCCTTGGAAAGTTGAAGGCGGCCGAGGCGGTCCCCTATTTGATCGCCGCCCTGAAGGCGGACAGCGTCGAACGCGACGCGCTTGCCGACGCCCTCGTATCGATCGGCCCCTCCTGCGTCCCCGATATCATTCCGCTTCTTAAGGATCCGCGCACCGAAAAAGATGCGGAAAAAATTCTTACCGCGATGGGTCCGGGGGCGGCGCCTGAATTGGCGGAGGAAATGGCCTCTTTATCCCGAAGGGGTGTCGACGGGGAACAAAAAACCGCGGCCGAAAGGATCGCGAAGATTTTAATTCAACTGGGCCCGGGCGCCATTCCGCCCCTTGTCCTTTTTTTGAACCATCCGGACGAGGAGGCGCGAGGCCGGATCAAAAAAACGCTGGTTGCCATGGGACCCCGCGCCGTGCCGGTGGTCGTTTCAATGCTGGAAAGCGATGATCCTTCCCTGGTCCGCGCCGTCGTGGAACTGATCGGTGAATTTGGAGTGCACGCGGAACCGGCCGTTCCCAAATTGATCTCCCTTCTGACGGATCCGGCCCGATCCGACCTCCGCGATGCCGTTGCCAAAACCATCGTGAAAATCGGCTTCCCCGCCGCCGCGCCGCTGATCGTAAAATTCGAAGCGCTCGATCCGAAATCCGAAGCGCCCGAAGTCATGTCAGCGATCGAAAAAATTCTGGTGGAAATGAAAGACTTCTCTTTTCCTCTTTTGATCCCAAAATTGGGCAACGATCGGATCGACAAAATAGCGGCCCAAATGGGTGAGCCGGTGGTGAAGGGCCTTATCGCCATGTTGGCCGATCCCGACCCGGAGGTTGTCTGGTCAGCCATAAAGGTCCTGGTCGAAATAGGCGAGCCGGCGCTGGACGATCTCTCCATCGCCCTCGAAAGCGAAAACAAACAGGTCCGCGAGGCATCGGCCGTCGCCCTGGGTGAAATGGGTCCCGTTGCAGAACCAATGCGGGAGGCCCTGGAGAAACGCCTCGCACTTGAAGAAGACCTCGAAGTCGCCGCCGCCATCAGGGAGTCGCTGAATAAACTGAAAGCGGACGAATAAACTTATGGGACACCAGACAAAAACAGACCCCGTCAAACCGACCCTCATCGGATCGCCACTCCATCCGGTGGAGGGGGAGGATGTCCGGATTGTCGAGGGGGCGTTGGGAAACCCGGTCTTGGTCAACGACGATGATCTCTTTCAAAGCGAGAGCCCCGATGGTTTTGGAAAAGATTTCTACATTCTCGTCGCCGCCGAAAAGGGGCAAACGGCCCGCGGGGCGGCCGAAAACCTGAAAAAGGATCATCGCCTTTCGATCCGCCCTTTTGTCCCCCAGGGGGGAGAAAGGAATCCCGACGATTCCGC
Protein-coding regions in this window:
- a CDS encoding HEAT repeat domain-containing protein; the encoded protein is MPKLIEARKDKDGHVRVAAVVALGKLADAGADPDEADRIVSALFSGSLIWSPNMVPAICDSLFLIAQTMGPQEVQNSIVPQLDKDLRRNESWLVRRAAARTLGRLGDAAAPAVPALVKALKDEEWWVRQDAAWALGRIGPSAVAAVDSLISALREWPAERRPLVIEALDRIGTEALRPLADIAGNKSESWWVRAAAMEILGGYEPQEIRVIRAAIISLKEERHPQLIGAAEKALLNWGGEALPVMVSALNSPDWKFCERLMALISTMVKKSPEMIDPVLVGAQNVEQQIRQYSARLLGELGNTAAIGELGNTAAIRRLIALLSKKDEAPEVRKEAAGALGKLKAAEAVPYLIAALKADSVERDALADALVSIGPSCVPDIIPLLKDPRTEKDAEKILTAMGPGAAPELAEEMASLSRRGVDGEQKTAAERIAKILIQLGPGAIPPLVLFLNHPDEEARGRIKKTLVAMGPRAVPVVVSMLESDDPSLVRAVVELIGEFGVHAEPAVPKLISLLTDPARSDLRDAVAKTIVKIGFPAAAPLIVKFEALDPKSEAPEVMSAIEKILVEMKDFSFPLLIPKLGNDRIDKIAAQMGEPVVKGLIAMLADPDPEVVWSAIKVLVEIGEPALDDLSIALESENKQVREASAVALGEMGPVAEPMREALEKRLALEEDLEVAAAIRESLNKLKADE